One Phragmites australis chromosome 23, lpPhrAust1.1, whole genome shotgun sequence DNA window includes the following coding sequences:
- the LOC133906258 gene encoding uncharacterized protein LOC133906258 isoform X1, with translation MLCCGGRSAPLLLAALLCASYLLLVAGSRQEFHEASGFRTLLETNPNTHEVHCSRERSRAAWNAIDEYLMPFIEKENYQLPSKCRLHPDNDMFREQEQHKIHFDINEWRCGFCKKAFRAEKFLDQHFENRHKNLVDNSQGRCLADLCGALHCDLVMEFKKPKSKCNAAANARNRHLCESLADSCFPINQGLSASRLHEFFLRQFCDAHTCSRGTKPFPKGGRKQTNRFYLALCILTLILLPLFYLIVFLHQREMRKGVQDLKRFSKIGQKKKPF, from the exons ATGCTTTGCTGCGGTGGCCGCTCCGcacccctcctcctcgccgcacTGCTCTGCGCCTCCTACCTTCTCCTCGTGGCCGGATCGCGTCAG GAATTCCATGAAGCTTCTGGATTCAG AACACTTCTTGAAACAAATCCAAACACACATGAGGTGCATTGCTCGAGAGAAAGGAGCCGTGCAGCTTGGAATGCTATCGATGAG TATTTGATGCCCTTCATAGAAAAAGAGAACTATCAACTCCCAAGCAAATGTAGGCTCCATCCCGATAATGACATGTTTCGGGAGCAAGAGCAACATAAGATTCATTTTGATATTAACGAGTGGCGTTGTGGCTTCTGCAAGAAAGCTTTTCGAGCAGAGAAATTCCTCGATCAACATTTTGAAAATCGGCACAAGAATCTCGTGGATAAT AGTCAAGGAAGATGCTTGGCAGATTTATGTGGAGCACTTCACTGTGAtctggtgatggagttcaagaaACCAAAGAGTAAATGCAATGCAGCTGCCAATGCTAGGAATCGTCATCTTTGTGAG AGCCTTGCAGACAGTTGCTTTCCTATTAATCAAGGGCTTTCGGCTAGCCGTCTTCATG AATTTTTCTTGCGCCAATTCTGTGATGCTCACACTTGCAGTCGGGGAACTAAACCTTTCCCCAAAGGTGGCAGG aaacaaacaaacaggTTCTACTTGGCTCTCTGCATCTTGACACTGATACTCTTGCCCCTGTTCTATCTCATAGTATTCTTGCACCAGAG GGAAATGAGGAAAGGTGTTCAAGATCTAAAACGATTTTCAAAAATTGGGCAGAAGAAAAAACCATTCTAA
- the LOC133906258 gene encoding uncharacterized protein LOC133906258 isoform X2 yields the protein MCEEFHEASGFRTLLETNPNTHEVHCSRERSRAAWNAIDEYLMPFIEKENYQLPSKCRLHPDNDMFREQEQHKIHFDINEWRCGFCKKAFRAEKFLDQHFENRHKNLVDNSQGRCLADLCGALHCDLVMEFKKPKSKCNAAANARNRHLCESLADSCFPINQGLSASRLHEFFLRQFCDAHTCSRGTKPFPKGGRKQTNRFYLALCILTLILLPLFYLIVFLHQREMRKGVQDLKRFSKIGQKKKPF from the exons ATGTGTGAG GAATTCCATGAAGCTTCTGGATTCAG AACACTTCTTGAAACAAATCCAAACACACATGAGGTGCATTGCTCGAGAGAAAGGAGCCGTGCAGCTTGGAATGCTATCGATGAG TATTTGATGCCCTTCATAGAAAAAGAGAACTATCAACTCCCAAGCAAATGTAGGCTCCATCCCGATAATGACATGTTTCGGGAGCAAGAGCAACATAAGATTCATTTTGATATTAACGAGTGGCGTTGTGGCTTCTGCAAGAAAGCTTTTCGAGCAGAGAAATTCCTCGATCAACATTTTGAAAATCGGCACAAGAATCTCGTGGATAAT AGTCAAGGAAGATGCTTGGCAGATTTATGTGGAGCACTTCACTGTGAtctggtgatggagttcaagaaACCAAAGAGTAAATGCAATGCAGCTGCCAATGCTAGGAATCGTCATCTTTGTGAG AGCCTTGCAGACAGTTGCTTTCCTATTAATCAAGGGCTTTCGGCTAGCCGTCTTCATG AATTTTTCTTGCGCCAATTCTGTGATGCTCACACTTGCAGTCGGGGAACTAAACCTTTCCCCAAAGGTGGCAGG aaacaaacaaacaggTTCTACTTGGCTCTCTGCATCTTGACACTGATACTCTTGCCCCTGTTCTATCTCATAGTATTCTTGCACCAGAG GGAAATGAGGAAAGGTGTTCAAGATCTAAAACGATTTTCAAAAATTGGGCAGAAGAAAAAACCATTCTAA